A region of Etheostoma cragini isolate CJK2018 chromosome 2, CSU_Ecrag_1.0, whole genome shotgun sequence DNA encodes the following proteins:
- the slit2 gene encoding slit homolog 2 protein isoform X16, whose protein sequence is MVGALSPVGPGRSPVTALGLLVAVLVSVLSGGADGQPCPAQCSCTGTTVDCHGQGLRSVPRNIPRNTERLDLNANNLTKITKADLAGLRHLRVLQLMENKITTIERGAFQDLKELERLRLNRNNLAVFPELLFLGTTKLYRLDLSENQIQGVPRKAFRGAVEIKNLQLDYNHISCIEDGAFRALRDLEVLTLNNNNISRLSVASFNHMPKLRTFRLHSNNLQCDCHVAWLSEWLRQRPRLGLYTQCMSPPHLRGHNVAEVQKKEFACTDEDEGHQSSSSSSCSVLQCPESCTCSNNIVDCRGKGLTEIPTNLPETITEIRLEQNAIKVIPAGAFSPYKKLRRIDLSNNQISELASDAFQGLRSLNSLVLYGNKITEISKALFEGLFSLQLLLLNANKIACLRVDAFQDLHNLNLLSLYDNKLQTIAKGTFSSLRAIQTLHLAQNPFICDCHLKWLADYLQDNPIETSGARCTSPRRLANKRIGQIKSKKFRCSAREQYFIPGVHHVGCTEDYRSKLGGDCFADLACPEKCRCEGTTVDCSNQKLTKIPDHIPQYTAELRMNNNEFTVLEATGIFKKLPQLKKINLSNNRITDIEEGTFEGASGVNELILTSNRLENIHHRMLKGLSGLRTLMLRSNRISCVSNSSFVGLSSVRLLSLYDNQITSMNPGAFDTLHSLSTLNLLANPFNCNCHLAWLGDWLRRKHIVTGNPRCQNPYFLKEIPIQDVAVQDFACEDGNDENSCSPVLRCPAECSCLDTVVRCSNKGLTTLPKGLPKETTELYLDGNHFTQVPVELSNYKHLTLIDLSNNQISTLSNNSLSNMSELLTLILSYNRLRCIPVRAFDGLKSLRLLSLHGNDISLIPEGAFKDLSSLSHLALGANPLYCDCHMQWLSDWVKSGYKEPGIARCAGPGDMTDKLLLTTPSKKFTCTEVPGPCGFLVPGPVDVSVQAKCEPCLSNPCKNDGTCSNDPVHYYRCTCPYGFKGQNCEEPIHACISNPCQNGGTCHLKEGEGSNFWCVCPEGFEGDECEINIDDCEDNDCENNSTCVDGINNYTCMCSLEYTAATNEVERGELCEEKLDFCAPELNPCQHDSKCILAPQGYKCECTPGYVGEHCELDYNDCEENKCQNGGQCIDAINGYTCVCPEGYSGLFCEFSPPMVLPRTSPCDNHECLNGAQCVVMGLDPRCQCLHGYKGDRCETLVSVNFVNRESYLQLPSSLLSPETNISLQIATDEDSGVLLYKGDNDHIAIELYRGRLRVSYDTGSYPPSAIYSVETVNDGSFHAVELVASDQTLSLSIDGGPPKSINSISKQSTLNIDSPLYLGGMPERSSASGGLSSLQHGSGGRNGTSFHGCLRNVYINGKLQDLGVGLGTGVPGSGTAQSTTRQWLGHGVEPGCQPCQRGACVQGDCHPTGHRGFTCTCHPGWTGTVCDQQVNNPCDGNKCIHGTCLPINSYSYSCRCQPGFAGVLCDEQDQDAANPCSLSRCKHGKCRLSGLGKAYCECNSGYTGEACDKASSELPLNPSREINQRWPAEGNGSEMSTRDSKATRRAKPRRRSPA, encoded by the exons TGATCTCAGCGAGAATCAGATTCAGGGGGTTCCAAGAAAAGCCTTCAGGGGAGCTGTGGAAATCAAGAACCT ccaGTTGGACTACAACCATATCAGCTGTATTGAAGATGGAGCTTTCCGAGCGTTACGTGACCTGGAAGTGCT caccctcaacaacaacaacatcagccGACTGTCCGTAGCCAGTTTCAACCACATGCCGAAGCTCAGGACCTT TCGCCTGCACTCCAACAACCTGCAGTGTGACTGCCACGTGGCCTGGCTGTCAGAGTGGCTGCGACAGCGCCCCCGTCTGGGTCTTTACACGCAATGCATGTCTCCGCCGCACTTGAGGGGGCACAATGTGGCTGAGGTGCAGAAGAAGGAGTTTGCCTGCACAG ATGAGGACGAAG GTCACCAGTCGTCATCATCTTCCTCCTGCAGTGTGCTACAGTGCCCAGAGTCTTGCACCTGCAGTAACAACATCGTGGACTGCAGAGGAAAGGGACTGACGGAAATACCCACCAACCTGCCTGAAACCATCACTGAGAT ACGACTGGAGCAGAACGCCATCAAGGTGATTCCAGCTGGAGCCTTTTCTCCTTATAAGAAGCTGCGCAGGAT AGACTTGAGTAACAACCAGATATCAGAGTTAGCCTCGGATGCCTTCCAAGGCCTGCGCTCTCTCAACTCTCT GGTGCTATATGGGAACAAGATCACTGAGATTTCTAAAGCACTGTTTGAGGGACTGTTTTCTCTGCAGCTATT GTTACTGAATGCTAATAAGATAGCATGTCTGCGTGTGGATGCATTCCAGGACCTCCACAACCTCAATCTGCTTTCACTATATGACAACAAGCTTCAGACCATTGCCAAGGGGACCTTCTCGTCGCTAAGAGCCATACAAACGCT TCACTTAGCCCAAAACCCATTTATCTGTGACTGCCATCTGAAGTGGCTGGCAGATTACCTGCAGGACAATCCCATTGAGACAAGCGGTGCCCGCTGCACAAGCCCCCGGCGCCTTGCCAACAAACGAATCGGACAAATCAAGAGCAAGAAGTTCCGATGCTCAG CAAGAGAACAGTATTTCATCCCAG gAGTACACCATGTTGGCT GTACTGAGGATTACCGCAGTAAGCTGGGAGGAGACTGCTTCGCCGACTTGGCCTGCCCCGAGAAATGCCGTTGTGAGGGCACCACAGTCGACTGCTCCAACCAAAAACTTACCAAAATACCAGATCACATCCCTCAGTACACCGCCGAACT GCGTATGAACAACAATGAATTCACTGTGCTTGAGGCGACAGGGATCTTCAAAAAGTTGCCTCAGCTAAAGAAAAT TAACCTGAGCAATAACCGTATCACTGACATAGAGGAGGGGACATTCGAAGGAGCCTCAGGGGTCAATGAGTTGATTCTGACCTCAAACAGATTGGAGAACATACACCACCGCATGCTGAAGGGACTCAGTGGCCTCCGCACACT tatgcTGAGGAGTAACCGTATCAGCTGTGTGAGTAACAGCAGCTTTGTGGGGTTGAGCTCAGTCCGTCTCTTGTCGCTCTACGACAACCAGATCACCTCAATGAACCCCGGAGCCTTCGACACACTGCACTCCCTGTCCACACT cAACCTTCTGGCCAATCCCTTCAACTGTAACTGTCACCTGGCTTGGCTCGGTGATTGGCTGAGAAGGAAACACATTGTCACTGGTAACCCTCGCTGCCAGAATCCTTATTTCTTGAAGGAGATCCCCATCCAGGATGTAGCTGTCCAGGACTTTGCCTGTGAAGACG GTAACGACGAGAACAGCTGCTCTCCAGTGCTGAGGTGTCCAGCAGAGTGTTCCTGTTTGGACACTGTGGTGCGCTGCAGCAACAAGGGCCTCACCACACTGCCCAAAGGCCTGCCCAAAGAGACCACTGAACT GTATCTGGATGGTAACCACTTCACTCAGGTTCCTGTGGAGCTCTCCAATTATAAACACTTAACACTCAT TGATTTGAGTAACAACCAGATCAGCACGTTATCCAACAACAGCCTCAGTAACATGTCCGAGCTGCTTACCCT AATCCTGAGCTACAACCGCCTGCGGTGCATACCAGTGAGGGCGTTCGATGGACTCAAGTCTCTCCGTTTGCT GTCTCTCCATGGTAATGACATATCACTGATACCAGAGGGAGCCTTTAAAGACCTGTCATCGCTCTCCCACCT GGCTCTGGGTGCCAATCCTCTGTATTGTGACTGCCACATGCAATGGTTGTCAGACTGGGTGAAGAGTGGCTACAAGGAGCCTGGCATCGCCCGCTGTGCCGGGCCCGGTGACATGACGGACAAACTGCTGCTCACCACGCCTTCCAAGAAGTTTACCtgcacag AAGTCCCGGGGCCTTGTGGTTTTCTGGTGCCAG GTCCAGTTGATGTGAGTGTCCAGGCTAAATGTGAGCCATGTCTCTCCAACCCTTGCAAGAACGATGGCACCTGCTCTAATGACCCAGTGCACTACTACCGCTGCACCTGCCCCTATGGATTTAAG gGACAGAACTGTGAGGAGCCCATTCATGCCTGTATCAGTAACCCGTGCCAAAATGGCGGCACTTGCCACCTGAAGGAAGGAGAAGGAAGCAACTTTTG gtgtgtgtgtccagagggCTTTGAAGGCGACGAATGTGAGATCAACATCGATGACTGTGAGGACAACGACTGCGAGAACAACTCTACTTGCGTCGATGGAATTAACAACTACACATGCATGTGCTCACTAGAATACACAG CTGCTACCAATGAGGTGGAGAGAG GGGAGTTATGTGAAGAGAAACTTGATTTCTGCGCTCCAGAGCTGAACCCGTGTCAGCACGACTCAAAgtgcattttggccccacaggGATACAA GTGTGAGTGCACTCCAGGCTATGTAGGTGAGCACTGTGAGCTGGACTATAACGACTGTGAAGAGAACAAGTGTCAGAACGGAGGTCAGTGCATTGACGCAATCAATGGATACACCTGCGTCTGTCCTGAGGGATACAG TGGGTTATTCTGCGAGTTCTCTCCCCCGATGGTCCTTCCTCGCACCAGCCCCTGTGACAACCACGAGTGCCTCAATGGGGCACAGTGTGTTGTCATGGGATTGGACCCCCGCTGCCAGTGTCTCCATGGCTACAAGGGCGATCGCTGTGAGACGCTGGTCAGTGTCAACTTTGTCAATCGCGAGTCCTACCTGCAACTTCCATCCAGTCTCCTCTCACCAGAGACCAACATCAGTCTACAG ATTGCTACAGATGAAGACAGTGGCGTGTTGTTGTATAAAGGGGACAATGATCACATTGCCATTGAGCTGTACAGGGGACGCCTCAGGGTTAGCTACGATACTGGATCTTACCCTCCTTCAGCTATTTACAG tgTTGAGACAGTGAATGATGGTAGCTTCCATGCTGTGGAGTTGGTAGCATCAGACCAGACTTTGTCTCTGTCCATTGACGGCGGGCCTCCCAAATCCATTAACTCCATCAGCAAACAATCCACACTTAATATAGATTCTCCGCTTTACTTGGGAG GTATGCCAGAACGCTCCTCAGCCTCCGGGGGTCTCTCGTCTCTGCAGCACGGCTCAGGCGGACGCAACGGCACCAGCTTCCACGGCTGCCTCCGTAACGTGTACATCAACGGGAAGCTGCAGGACCTGGGGGTTGGGCTGGGGACAGGGGTTCCAGGCTCCGGGACTGCACAGAGCACCACCAGACAGTGGCTGGGCCACGGGGTGGAGCCTGGCTGCCAGCCCTGCCAGAGGGGAGCCTGTGTCCAGGGTGACTGCCACCCAACAGGGCATCGTGGCTTTACCTGCACCTGCCACCCGGGCTGGACAGGAACAGTGTGTGACCAGCAAGTTAACAATCCCTGTGATGGCAACAA gTGTATCCATGGTACCTGCCTTCCAATCAACTCCTACTCCTACTCCTGTCGCTGCCAGCCTGGTTTTGCTGGTGTACTCTGTGATGAGCAGGACCAGGATGCAGCTAATCCCTGCAGTCTGTCTCGCTGCAAACATGGGAAATGTAGACTGTCTGGCCTGGGCAAGGCATACTGCGAGTGTAATAGTGGATATACAGGAGAGGCATGTGACAAAG CATCTTCTGAGCTTCCTCTTAATCCCTCGCGGGAAATTAATCAG AGGTGGCCTGCCGAGGGGAACGGGTCCGAGATGTCTACCAGAGACAGCAAGGCTACGCGGC